TCAGCCATCACCGGAAAAACAAACCCTCCGGCgctgtgctgctggccctgTCCCAAGCAGACACCATCAGCTGGCCCCAAACTGTCCCCTGTACCAGTGGGGATGGCACTGCAGGCACCAGTCCCTCCCAGCACCAGTTGCAGCTCTGGATTTGGCTGGGCCTGCTGCCTGCTCCAATGGTGGTGGCTTTTGGAGCTCTCCTGGCTGGAAAGCTGGTGGAAAAGCTGTGCCTAAGGCCAGGCTGGTTTTGGGGTAGGACTGGTGGCCCGGGGGCCGTGGGGCCACCTTGCTCTGCCCAGCCACAgaccagctcctggcacagcaggcacagccctcACCCACAACAAAGCATTTCCAaagtgctggggaaaaaaaaaaaaaaggagcgGGGCAAGGAGAGGGGAGAAACAACTCCTGCCTGCCAGGATGGTCCCTTCCCAACAGAGCCTGGGGCCACAGGTACCAAATTTGGGACAAAAAGCCCCCAGCTGTGGCTGTTTGCTGATGGCACGTGGGTGGCCAAGCCCCGCTTGTCCATCCTCACTCAAACTCAGGCTCCTCTGAGTGAGCCTGGGGGACGCAAACGGAGAATGAAACACTCCAGAGGAAACTCCAAAGCTATTTCAGTGAGGAACCCAGGGGGACCtggctgaggagcaggagcCCATGGCAGGTGGCACAAGACACCCACCACAGACACGGGTGAGAGGAAGCACCGGGACAaggatgggcagggacaagTGTGCCAGGACATGCAGGAGTACAGGGAACCAGGGCAGCCCCTCATGGAGATGGGTGGAGCCCAGGTGTGGGGCAGAGGCTCAGCAAGCCTGGGCATGTGGCCGGGAATCAAACAGggtgctgcctcctcctcctcctctttgaATGGAAACAGCACAGAATGCAGCTGCCCACTCCCACCACAGAGAGGGGACCCTCAGGGACAAAGGCCAACCTGGCTCCCATGCCCTGCATCCCTGTCCGGGTGTGGGGTTGACGGAGCGGAGGGAAATCCCAGCCGAGACattgattttacttttttagaattaaaaaaaaaaaaacaaacaaaaacaaacagacaaaaacttCCTGAAAACAGCTTCCTACCTCataatttcacagaaattagCTTGGAAACGTCATCTACCCATacctgctccaggctctgcctgtcccccccagcccagcccccccagcacaggcagtgccagcctcAGGGCTTTGGCCCCCACCCACAGCGTGTCCCTAGTGCAGGACACAGccagacccccccccccttccttcTGTGGGTCCTggaaggggagcaggaggaTTTGGGCAGTCCCAGTGGGTTCTTAGCCCTCCCCTCAAAGCTCAGCTCCCCAGCCTGACACAGGGACGAGGTACTGGGTATTTCAGGGAGGGGCAATTCAGGAAAGGGACTGCAAAGGGATCCCGGATGCCACAATTCCACCTCCAGTatccccagcctggcacagctctccaGGACCCAGCAACCCAGCCCTGACCCCCGGGACCCACCAGCACTAAGGAGTTAATGAACTCATTGCTGACTAAGAAATTAGACccttatgaaaaaaaaccaccaccagcAGTCACCAGGGCCCTCCccgctcccccctccccaggaaAACCACGACAGGGGTTGGGTGCCCCCCTCTGCTGACACTGGGCACGGTGTCCGTGGTGGTGAGGGACAGGCAAGTGCCAGGGGTCAGTGGCTATGGGCTGGGCTCAGGCACTAGTCCTTGGAGGGCTTCTTGCTGCGGGCGTTCCACATGCCGCGCTTGGAGTGGTAGTAGTGGTAAAAGTTCCTGAGGCGCAAGCGCTCCACTTCCAGCCCACTCTGGAGCACCCTGtggagggagggacagagggacggaGCTCAGGGGATGGAGGCACAGGGCtcaggggatggatggatggatggatggatggatggatggatggatggatagatggagAGGGCTGCCTGTAGATGGAGGATGGAGGAATGGAACTCAAGGGACAAAGCTCAGGCaatggaagaaggaagggatAGGGCTCAAGagatggatggacagagggacagagctcCAGCTGGACATGGCCCTCCCAAAGGGAAGTTTTCCCCTTCACCACCCCATCATCCAGCCCCCAGCCAGCTTGATGGATGTGCCCAAATCCACATGGCTGACCACACTCCTGGGGGTTTAGGTGCTGCAGAACTCCCAGGCTCACCTGTCCAGGAGCTCCCAGTCCTCCCCGCCCCAGCGGTCCCGGAACTCTTCCGTGTTCATCCCTCCCACACGGTCAAAGTCCGACTTGTAGATGCCGAAGAGGCCGAAGCCATTCACCTCCCAGTAGCCTGAAGGAGGGCGAGCAATAAggtgaggggtggggggaaCCCCAAATGCCCATATCGTCCTCTCTGTGCTCTCCCTACCACCTGGGAGCCATGAGGattctccatcccagcctctctTCCCACCGTGGGTCCATCCCCATCTGTGCCACCTCCTGCAAAGGTGCACCAGGTGATGGCCTGGTTTTGGAGTGTTCCCAGCTGGAAAGGGGTCCCTGCTCACCGTTGGGCTCCCGGGGGGAGCTGCCACAGCTCAGCCTCATGACGATGGGAGCATAGGCCAGTTTCCCCTCCACGCAGTGCTTCCGGATGCTGTCCAGGATGTTGGTAGGGAAATGGATGTGCAGGTCACACAGGAACACGATGCTGTGCTCGTCCTGAGAGGGGACAGACACAGGTCAGGGGAATCAGAGAGGAACAGCCCCGGGAGAGAagccacagccagagctggtccctgtccccacccacCTCCACCATGTCCACGCCAGCCTGGAGCCCGGCAGAGCGCTCAAAATTCCCCGTGCGCCGCAGGTATTGGAACCTGGGGAGAAAGAACAGGGCAGGTAGCactggggacagacagggacacagccaggaggggacagcaaCCATCAATATGGAGAAAGAACCTTCTCAGGAAGGACCAGGTGCTACTGCTCAAGCTGAGGGTCCCCCCATGGAGTCAAGTTCAtgcacccccaaaatccacatGGAAAAGTAGTTTAAACTGCCAAAAGTGCAGAAGATGGAGGGGGCAgcaaggcagggaaggagcagcaggttGTGTGAGCATGTCCCACCACAAGGAGACCCCCAGACCCCAAAGTTGCAGGCTGGGAGTTACCGGGGCAGCCGGGCATCCTGCAGGGCTTTCTCCACATCCATGTCCTCACTGTCGAAATCCACCAGGATGACATTGAAGTTGGCATCCCTCGTGGCCCCGTAGAGGCCGGCCATGTCCGAGATGAACTGCTGCACCCACCTGGCCTGGTTCTTCACTGCCAGAGACAGGTCCCTCAGTCTCACAGGAGGAACCCACAGCACCCTTTCCCAGCTAAACCAACCCCTTGTGGGGAGAGGTGACACCCTCATCCCACTGGAGGATActgagggagcagcacagagcctggAGACCCGTGTCCTGCCCTCACCTACCCGGCACCACAAAGTGCACCATGACGTCCTGCCTCCAGCTGAGCCGCAGGGGCCGGCACAGCACAGATTTTCCATAGAGgatgctccaggcactgggcTGGGGCTCAGTGGCCCCCAGGGCCAGCCCGTCGGGGTTGGCCTCAGCGCTGTCATCCTGCTTGCCCTGGTGCAGGAGGACGTAGACGTACTCAGAGAGCCGCACCGTGCGCTGGCCCCGCTCcgccagctccagctccagcaggtaCCGGTTCCCCCGCGCCGTGTCCCGCCGCTTCTCCACGTTGATGATCCTCAGGAGAGTGTAGATCCTGCAGGGAAAAGAGAAGCCTTGAAATCACCGTCATCGTGAGCTCTGCTTCCCACGATCCAGGACCCAACTCCCTGAATTCCCACCGGCATCCCACTGCCCTCCATACCCTCCGTTCTTCTCGTTGAGCCTCTCCATGTACTGGGCCACCACGTCCACCACCTCGCTCTCGCCCAGCTGCAGGTTTCCGGACACGTTGCAGCGCAGGTCGTTCCAGTCGGAGCGCAGCAGCTCGAAGTCCACGGAGCTAACGCTGAACGTCCGCTGCCAGTTGATGGAgtcctccagccagccctgctgcagctcccccGCCTCGTAGGAATAGTCCGTtacctcttcctcctcctcctcctgctcctcgccttttccctcctcctgctgtgACACCGTCGTTTCCGACACCTTCAGAAAGGATGTCACCCGTGTCCCCTCGGAGCGGGTGGCCTCGGATGAGTTGTAGTCGGCAGTGGCTGCtgtcctgcctggagcaggggtCGTGTCCTCGTGGCTGAAGAGCCCCGCAGTCCCCAGGGTGAGGAGGCCGGGCAGCACCCGCTGCTTGGGCAGTCGGTCccacctcctgctgctcttccgCCTGGCAGGGTCCCTCTCCTTGGAGATGTTGTTCAGGAGCCAGGGGCTCCGGCGGCCAGGGATGGCCCGGAGCTTGTTGGGGGTGATGGGATGCTTCTGTGGGGTCCTGGAGCGGAGGTGGACTCTCTTCACAGGCTTTGGATACAGGAAAATGCCGGGGAAGGCCggctcctgggctggggcttTGCGCTTCCCGGGCTGCAGCCGGGTCACATAGACCTTCTCCTGGGTTTTCCGTGGCTTCTTGTCCTcgctgggagctgctggtctGCTGGGACCCGGTGTTTTGGCTTTGCCACCAAAGATGGGCACGGAGAGGTGTGGCTGGAGGCCCAGGGCCGTGCCGTGCTTTGGGGATGCCGGCAGCCCCAGCTCATCCTCCTCACCTTCGTCCTGAGGCAGCCAACGGAGCCCCCGGCCTGGGCCCCGCTCCAGAGCGGGATcctcctggagagcagctggtgGGCTGGATGTGCTCCATGTTCCCAGGTGCCCAGGGGTGCCTAGCCCACCCTGCACCCGATCCCGCTTCTGGAGGAAGCTGTAATAGTCCAGATCATCTCCATAATCCCCGGTGACCGGCACGGGATCCTTCCCTTTGGCTCTGGGAGCCGGCCCAAAGCTTTGCTCCTTGGCCTCGGCAGGGgggtctgtgggctcagggctgtccactccttcctcttcctcctcctcatcctccagGAAATCTAGGGAGCAAAGGAAGAGATTAATACCCTGAGGCCAAGACAAGGAGGCAGAGCCTAATTCCAGCAGGAAAGTAACCTGTGAGTGGAGGAGGTGAGGGGCACCAGGGAATGcccacacagggacacccaccAAGGCTGGCAGTTCCAGTTGCTATCACTTATCCCCACCTCAAATCTCAGCACCAATCCCACCCCATTTAGGAGCAAACCCAACCTGCCAGGGTTTTGCCAAGCTGCAAACTGAACAGCCTGTGGTTCCCCAGGAGCACCCCTGGGCTCAATGGACATCCCCAGACTCCACACTGGGTCTGGTTCCTGCTGCCCACTGCCAAGGCCAACCCAAGAGATGTTGAAAGGAGAGCAAATCCCAATCCAGTCTCCTGCTTCCCACATCGCCCTGCTGCGATGCCAAGCAGGATGCTTGGAGGGGCGCTCTGAGGGATGCTGCtttgcacagcccagccctcctgcagcctctggcactgctggaatCATCCTGATGAGCCACAGCTCCGAGGGGATGAGCTGCCAGCGAGGATGCCGGGAGCTCGGCCCCGTGCCCAGCGATCCCAGTGACTCACTGTCAGggctgaggaagagaaaagcttGCTGCCGTggatcctcctcctcctcatccatCTTCATGTACTTATAGAACCCAAACCTGGGGATGGAGAGAGAAGGTGAGGGCCTGGGAGAATGTGTGCAGGGAGGAGCACCCAGCTGCCAAGGGAGCTCCCAGAGTTCCCAAATCCAGGAGCACTGCCAGCACTCAAGATGCTGCAAGCCTGGGAGATGGGGAAAGAGCCAGTCTGGAGTGACCCTTCcatgggggacagggacacgtgGCTGAGGATGCATCTTCTCAGCACTGTTGACATCAGCCCCCTGTGTgcagcaccccaaaatcctggcCCCCAGTACCTACTTTTCCAGGTAGAGGGGGGACTCCCTGTAGAAGCACTTGTTCTCCGTCTCCATGTGAGTGAGGCGTGTGAAGTCATTGGGATACACAAACGAGAGGTAGACCTGGGGGACAAATGGTGTCATGTCACCCCAAGGCGACCACCAACACCAGAATGACCCCCAGCACCTCAAACACAGGGATTTAACCCCAATCCTCTCAGGGATTTAAACCAAACTGTCAGGCTGAGCCATGCAAGCTCAGCCCAACCCTCCAGTGAGCGATGTTTCCTCCTGGATCTTACGCAGGTGGGAACATCCCTGCCTTGAGCTCCACCGCGTCCCTGTGGAAGCATGGGCCTGTCCCCAGGGGCACACTTACGAACTGCAGGCCCTGGTAGCGGGCGATGGGGAAATCCTTCACCACGTAGGTGGGGCTGTAGGCACAGGGCACCAGCACGTTCTCCACGTGGGATGCCTCGATAGCAGGGGCTGTGGAGAAACCCAAAGCATCCATCCCAGCGTGTTCCCACAGACCCCAGCAAAGATGCCTCCACTCAAGAGATGGGCCAGAGGGTGGCAGATGGGCAGAGGGATGACCCAGGTGCCCACAACAGCCTTTTTCCTCTCCCAAACCCCTCTGGGGATCAGCGTGGATGCAACCTCAGGCACTTACTGAGGAAGAACGTGTCCCTGGGGTCAGCCTTGAGCATGTCGGCCCCATGCTCATCCTGCTGGGCCTCCCAGAGGTGGCTCCCACTGTGGCTGGCCAAGGTCTGGGGGATGTGCTCCACGTGGTTCATCTTCAGGGATGATTCAtctgtgggacagggctggggctgaACCCCCCCAGGCACACCGGGAGAATCCTCCAAGGGGGCCTTTCCCAATCCctccaggagggctgggagttCTGTGGATgcctcctgctcccagggaaggCCATGTTGCCCTCCCAGCCATCTCGCAGACCCCATGACTAATTAATGATTATTGCATCGACTAATGAGAACCAGCACACCCCAGCCAGGCTGTCCTGCTCTGAATACCACAGCCTCAAAAATGAGGGAATGCTCAGGACTGTAACTGCCAAGGACACAGGGGTTAAACTTTGGATTTCTTTCCTGCAGGTAACTGCAACACAAGCTAGTTTGCCTCCTACCGAGGGATGAGGGTGGCATGTCACCCTTGGCCACCAACCAGCCCCCAGCCTCCCACAGGAGGTCACCCTGCTCTCATcacctcagccctgcctgctacAGAGCCACAGCAAAGTAGGATCCCCCTTCCCAAGCCccatgttatttttcttgtggCAGGGAAAGGCTTCCCAAatgtgtccctgcagctggctggggTTGAAGGCTCTGGAATAGTCtagagggagggaagaaggatggaaagaaggaaggaaggagctctgtctgctgctggcagcccccaccagggctgggctccCCAGGGGTaagctgggtgctgctgggtcTGAGGGAACCgggaagcaggaaggagaagcaggaagAATT
This genomic stretch from Cinclus cinclus chromosome 6, bCinCin1.1, whole genome shotgun sequence harbors:
- the B4GALNT4 gene encoding N-acetyl-beta-glucosaminyl-glycoprotein 4-beta-N-acetylgalactosaminyltransferase 1 — translated: MPRLPVKKLRKQLKLLLLLALLTSAAWFTYLHISLVRQGRALRLPFAYGKDGERPGEVTDPGRRSAAAPVSERRRKTEDSSESHEEDPMNDGQDMDGWFSRGQRSNRASSHPKLNLTKQALPWNEQYKGKANLHVFEDWCGGAVRHLRKNLHFPLFPHTRTTVKKLAVSPKWKNYGLRIFGYIHPFKDGDFQFSVASDDNSEFWLSSDDNPSNSRLAAFVGKLGTEWTAPGEFTKFSSQVSKPLRLMSSRRYYFELLHKQDDRGSDHVEVGWRVFLPSLKFEVIDSSYISLYTDESSLKMNHVEHIPQTLASHSGSHLWEAQQDEHGADMLKADPRDTFFLTPAIEASHVENVLVPCAYSPTYVVKDFPIARYQGLQFVYLSFVYPNDFTRLTHMETENKCFYRESPLYLEKFGFYKYMKMDEEEEDPRQQAFLFLSPDNFLEDEEEEEEGVDSPEPTDPPAEAKEQSFGPAPRAKGKDPVPVTGDYGDDLDYYSFLQKRDRVQGGLGTPGHLGTWSTSSPPAALQEDPALERGPGRGLRWLPQDEGEEDELGLPASPKHGTALGLQPHLSVPIFGGKAKTPGPSRPAAPSEDKKPRKTQEKVYVTRLQPGKRKAPAQEPAFPGIFLYPKPVKRVHLRSRTPQKHPITPNKLRAIPGRRSPWLLNNISKERDPARRKSSRRWDRLPKQRVLPGLLTLGTAGLFSHEDTTPAPGRTAATADYNSSEATRSEGTRVTSFLKVSETTVSQQEEGKGEEQEEEEEEVTDYSYEAGELQQGWLEDSINWQRTFSVSSVDFELLRSDWNDLRCNVSGNLQLGESEVVDVVAQYMERLNEKNGGIYTLLRIINVEKRRDTARGNRYLLELELAERGQRTVRLSEYVYVLLHQGKQDDSAEANPDGLALGATEPQPSAWSILYGKSVLCRPLRLSWRQDVMVHFVVPVKNQARWVQQFISDMAGLYGATRDANFNVILVDFDSEDMDVEKALQDARLPRFQYLRRTGNFERSAGLQAGVDMVEDEHSIVFLCDLHIHFPTNILDSIRKHCVEGKLAYAPIVMRLSCGSSPREPNGYWEVNGFGLFGIYKSDFDRVGGMNTEEFRDRWGGEDWELLDRVLQSGLEVERLRLRNFYHYYHSKRGMWNARSKKPSKD